The following are encoded in a window of Anoplopoma fimbria isolate UVic2021 breed Golden Eagle Sablefish unplaced genomic scaffold, Afim_UVic_2022 Un_contig_9214_pilon_pilon, whole genome shotgun sequence genomic DNA:
- the LOC129116870 gene encoding LOW QUALITY PROTEIN: RLA class II histocompatibility antigen, DP alpha-1 chain-like (The sequence of the model RefSeq protein was modified relative to this genomic sequence to represent the inferred CDS: inserted 2 bases in 2 codons; deleted 1 base in 1 codon), whose amino-acid sequence MKVMVVFVLSGVLCVSADDPPSSPVIYTRDKQNREXKNTLICHVTGFYPAPVMFXWTKNQQNVTEGSRTNVPFVNKDGTFNQFSSLEFIPQLGDIYGCTVKHLALDQPLTRFWDVE is encoded by the exons aTGAAGGTGATGGTGGTCTTCGTCCTCTCTGGTGTCCTCTGTGTCTCAGCTGACG ATCCTCCTTCCAGTCCGGTGATCTACACCAGAGACAAGCAGAACCGGG AGAAGAACACCCTCATCTGTCATGTGACTGGTTTCTATCCTGCTCCTGTGATGT TCTGGACCAAGAACCAGCAGAACGTCACTGAAGGAAGCAGAACCAACGTTCCCTTCGTCAAC AAAGACGGAACCTTCAACCAGTTCTCCTCACTGGAGTTCATCCCACAGCTGGGAGACATCTACGGCTGTACGGTGAAACATCTGGCCCTGGACCAGCCGCTGACCAGGTTCTGGG ATGTGGAG